A genomic window from Photobacterium gaetbulicola Gung47 includes:
- a CDS encoding aspartoacylase (COG2988): protein MTGTNRLNKVAIVGGTHGNEFSGIYLLRKWRDTPQLIERGSFTVETVFANPKAFEENKRYLDCDMNRQFGADDLNNPDLANYEQSRAKAINAQLGPKGDAKTDFIIDLHNTTSNMGPSLILLQSDAFNRQLGAYVKAKMPNAVVVLEDHVAVHEHYFLSSISQQGVIVEIGPQPQSVIRQDVLDWMEEMTGHILDFVDLHNRNAVPELPASYEAYKYHETLKLPENKQGERIGMVHRNVQDADFKALRHGDPIFTLFDGQEVCWEGDYEAYPHFINEAAYYDNNLAMSLAKKVTVDV from the coding sequence ATGACAGGGACGAATAGATTGAACAAAGTCGCGATTGTTGGTGGTACCCACGGTAATGAATTCAGCGGCATTTATTTGCTACGAAAGTGGCGTGACACACCGCAGCTCATTGAGCGTGGTAGTTTCACGGTCGAAACTGTTTTTGCCAATCCCAAGGCGTTCGAGGAAAACAAACGTTACCTGGACTGTGACATGAATCGTCAGTTTGGCGCGGATGATCTCAATAACCCCGATTTGGCTAATTATGAACAAAGCCGAGCAAAAGCGATTAACGCCCAGCTAGGGCCGAAAGGGGATGCAAAAACGGATTTTATTATCGATTTGCATAACACGACCAGCAATATGGGCCCTTCGCTGATCTTGCTCCAGAGTGACGCGTTTAACCGACAGCTCGGGGCCTATGTGAAGGCGAAAATGCCGAATGCGGTAGTGGTGCTCGAAGATCATGTTGCGGTTCATGAACACTACTTCTTGAGTTCCATTTCGCAGCAGGGAGTGATCGTTGAAATAGGCCCTCAGCCACAGTCTGTGATCCGTCAGGATGTGCTGGATTGGATGGAAGAGATGACTGGCCATATTTTGGACTTTGTTGATCTTCACAACCGTAACGCTGTCCCTGAGCTGCCAGCTAGCTATGAGGCCTATAAGTACCATGAAACCTTGAAGCTGCCTGAAAATAAACAGGGTGAGCGTATTGGTATGGTTCATCGAAATGTTCAAGATGCCGATTTCAAAGCACTTCGTCATGGCGATCCGATCTTTACCTTGTTTGATGGTCAGGAGGTATGCTGGGAGGGGGATTACGAGGCGTATCCGCACTTTATCAACGAAGCGGCCTACTATGATAATAATCTGGCGATGTCGTTAGCCAAGAAAGTGACGGTTGACGTATAA
- a CDS encoding hypothetical protein (COG1186): protein MIEISNSVQLGDWEVELTAIRAQGAGGQNVNKVSSAIHLRFDISRSSLPPFYKERLLALSDSRISKEGIIIIKAQQYRTQEQNREDALARLVALIKSAVVQQKKRRATKPTRSSQKKRMDKKTQRGQTKVLRGKVKF, encoded by the coding sequence ATGATAGAGATTTCCAATTCAGTTCAATTGGGTGACTGGGAAGTTGAGCTGACAGCGATTCGCGCCCAGGGGGCCGGTGGGCAAAACGTCAACAAAGTCTCGTCGGCCATTCATCTCCGATTTGATATTTCACGTTCGTCTTTACCGCCTTTTTACAAAGAAAGGCTGTTGGCTTTATCTGATAGCCGGATATCGAAAGAGGGCATTATTATTATCAAAGCCCAGCAATACCGTACCCAGGAGCAAAACCGTGAGGATGCCCTGGCAAGGTTGGTGGCTTTGATCAAGTCGGCGGTGGTACAGCAGAAGAAACGCCGAGCGACCAAGCCAACGCGTTCATCGCAGAAAAAGCGAATGGATAAGAAAACGCAGCGAGGCCAGACGAAAGTGTTGCGCGGCAAGGTGAAGTTTTGA
- a CDS encoding malate dehydrogenase (COG0281) has protein sequence MTIGRYLRWKDENGDDFRPVSLTGTELLNDRTLNKSTAFSYEEREAFQLEGLLPPRVQTFEDQLNRVYDGFRNASTDIEKYLFLRALQDRNETLFYALLSRHIEEMTPIIYTPTVGKACQEFSHRYQKARGLYITEDNIENMDELARHFTGKDIKIIVVTDSQGILGLGDQGVGGMGIPIGKLSLYTLGAGIHPAHCLPIALDIGTDNQDLLDDPMYLGVPRRRLRGEAYKAFIKKFVHQVKRNFPKAVLQWEDFSKSNAFDNLSDYEEFLPSFNDDIQGTGSVVLAGILGAVKIKGESLADQSYVVYGAGAGGVGVADQIFAGLLKEGCSHAVARDKIFILDSQGLVFDDREGLDEYKKRYAKPKTLAEGWRVAEAGKVSLTELINNYPVTVLLGTSGIGGAFKEEHIQKMMEYSQRPMIFPLSNPTANCEALPEDIYRWSDGQAIVATGSPFGDVNYNGEDYRIGQGNNVFIFPGVGLAAIVSHTQKVTLDMFTTASYALAEMVEDDDLESGCVYPRISNLKKVSLHVATRILKDMQAKDPNCDLAGKDIAHELAEHIWEPIYLPYRRV, from the coding sequence ATGACGATAGGGAGATACCTACGTTGGAAGGATGAAAATGGCGATGACTTCAGGCCTGTCTCATTGACAGGTACTGAATTGCTCAATGACCGGACTTTGAATAAAAGTACCGCTTTTTCTTACGAAGAAAGGGAAGCTTTTCAGTTGGAAGGCTTGTTGCCACCGCGTGTTCAGACTTTCGAAGACCAATTAAACCGGGTCTATGATGGCTTTCGCAATGCCTCTACCGATATTGAAAAATACCTGTTCTTGCGTGCTCTGCAAGATAGGAACGAAACATTGTTCTATGCGCTGCTCTCCAGGCATATAGAGGAAATGACTCCGATTATCTATACCCCAACTGTTGGTAAGGCCTGCCAAGAATTCAGTCATCGTTACCAAAAAGCCCGCGGCCTTTATATCACCGAAGACAATATTGAGAACATGGACGAGTTGGCTCGCCACTTTACCGGCAAAGATATAAAAATTATCGTGGTGACAGATAGCCAAGGTATTTTGGGGCTCGGTGACCAAGGGGTTGGAGGTATGGGTATTCCCATTGGGAAGCTGTCTTTATATACCTTGGGTGCTGGTATTCATCCTGCCCACTGCTTGCCGATTGCACTTGATATTGGCACAGACAATCAGGATTTATTGGATGATCCTATGTACCTAGGGGTGCCACGCCGACGCTTGAGAGGCGAAGCCTATAAAGCGTTTATTAAAAAGTTTGTGCATCAGGTAAAGCGCAATTTCCCCAAGGCAGTTCTTCAATGGGAAGACTTCAGCAAATCTAACGCCTTCGATAATCTCTCTGATTATGAAGAGTTCCTGCCATCTTTCAATGATGATATTCAGGGCACAGGTTCCGTGGTGCTCGCCGGTATTCTCGGTGCGGTAAAGATCAAAGGCGAATCACTGGCGGATCAAAGCTATGTCGTTTACGGAGCCGGGGCTGGTGGCGTAGGCGTTGCCGATCAGATCTTTGCAGGTCTGCTTAAAGAAGGCTGCTCTCATGCTGTTGCTCGAGACAAGATCTTTATTTTGGACTCTCAAGGTTTAGTGTTTGATGACCGTGAGGGGTTGGATGAGTACAAGAAACGCTATGCTAAACCAAAAACCCTCGCAGAAGGTTGGCGTGTTGCTGAGGCAGGTAAGGTTTCGCTGACGGAGTTAATCAATAACTATCCTGTTACGGTACTGCTGGGGACAAGTGGGATTGGTGGCGCATTTAAAGAAGAGCATATTCAGAAAATGATGGAATATAGCCAGCGCCCGATGATCTTCCCTCTGTCGAATCCTACAGCGAATTGCGAAGCGCTTCCGGAAGATATCTATCGCTGGAGTGACGGACAGGCCATTGTTGCAACAGGCAGCCCTTTTGGTGACGTTAACTACAACGGCGAGGACTACCGCATAGGGCAGGGTAACAACGTCTTTATTTTCCCTGGCGTCGGCTTGGCAGCGATTGTGTCCCACACGCAAAAGGTGACGCTAGATATGTTTACCACCGCATCCTATGCACTGGCGGAAATGGTCGAGGATGACGACTTGGAGTCTGGCTGTGTTTACCCTCGTATCAGTAACCTGAAAAAGGTATCGCTGCACGTAGCTACCCGGATTCTCAAGGACATGCAGGCCAAAGATCCTAACTGTGATTTAGCGGGTAAAGATATCGCTCACGAGTTGGCTGAACATATTTGGGAGCCGATTTACTTGCCTTACCGGCGGGTGTAG
- a CDS encoding succinyl-CoA synthetase, alpha subunit: MPGEKNIEIVNCDVELPAGKKCGDAWYSDEAWAQFPLSSKNHADIPVIIPQPNGEKEVVHFLVSHPAPPIFDNPAKHNTERNRAELQFWNDYIDSKNYMYDDKGVYGGLPAGSHFVVAGDLNADHQMGDGDRETIANLISHSMVNVEGTLGSYAPTSNGGEFCLNEGICTRNPDTPHVENITSTSGLRLDYVIPSATLDVKGSGVFWPAGNEDGYYLVYDEELGNNKGVSSDHRMVWVDLDLTK; encoded by the coding sequence ATGCCTGGTGAGAAAAACATCGAAATCGTAAATTGTGATGTTGAACTGCCAGCGGGTAAAAAATGCGGTGATGCTTGGTACAGCGATGAAGCCTGGGCACAATTCCCACTTTCTTCAAAAAACCATGCGGATATCCCAGTGATTATTCCTCAACCAAATGGCGAAAAAGAAGTGGTGCACTTCTTGGTCTCTCACCCTGCGCCACCGATTTTTGACAACCCGGCCAAACACAACACCGAACGTAACCGTGCCGAACTGCAATTCTGGAACGATTACATCGATTCCAAAAACTACATGTATGATGACAAAGGCGTTTACGGCGGCCTGCCAGCAGGTAGTCACTTCGTTGTTGCTGGCGATTTGAATGCCGATCATCAAATGGGAGATGGTGATCGTGAAACGATTGCGAACCTGATTAGCCACTCAATGGTCAATGTTGAAGGCACCCTAGGTAGCTATGCGCCAACCAGTAACGGTGGTGAATTCTGCCTTAACGAAGGTATCTGTACTCGCAACCCTGATACCCCGCATGTTGAAAATATCACAAGCACCAGTGGTCTTCGCCTAGACTACGTGATCCCATCGGCAACATTGGATGTCAAAGGCTCTGGCGTATTCTGGCCTGCCGGTAACGAAGACGGTTACTACCTCGTGTATGACGAAGAGCTAGGCAACAACAAAGGGGTTTCATCTGATCACCGCATGGTATGGGTTGACTTGGATCTCACCAAGTAA
- a CDS encoding phospho-beta-glucosidase B (COG2723), which produces MTQFPDDFLWGGAIAANQVEGAYDLDGKGLSTSDMLPSGILSPHQTREVRTAGIKDVAIDFYHRYPDDISLFKEMGFNCLRLSIAWSRIFPNGDEQQPNEAGLAYYDRIFDELAKHDITPFVTLSHYEMPYALVENYGGWADRKLIEFFERYVRTVFQRYKDKVKLWLTFNEINMSLHAPFTGVGLHEDATEQAIYQAIHHQLVANAKAVKLCQQIIPDGKIGNMLLGAINYPYTCNPDDVIAAMHENNKWLFFGDVQTRGKYPGYMLRYFRENNIEIAMEEGDLETISQASVDFISFSYYASGCASADPKQKEVGNIVDSVPNPYLEKSQWGWLIDPKGLRILLNFLYDRYQKPLFIVENGLGARDEIDENGEIQDDYRIQYLNDHLVQAREALLDGVELMGFTSWGPIDLVANSTAEMSKRYGFIYVDRHDDGSGTLERKRKKSFSWYQEMIATQGRSLK; this is translated from the coding sequence ATGACTCAGTTTCCGGACGATTTTTTATGGGGTGGGGCAATTGCCGCTAACCAGGTTGAAGGTGCTTATGATCTCGATGGCAAAGGGCTATCGACGTCGGACATGCTACCTTCTGGGATTTTAAGTCCTCATCAAACCCGGGAAGTGCGTACTGCGGGTATAAAGGATGTAGCAATCGACTTCTATCATCGTTACCCGGACGATATTTCCCTGTTCAAGGAGATGGGGTTCAACTGCCTGCGCCTGTCTATTGCCTGGAGCCGTATTTTCCCCAATGGTGATGAACAACAGCCAAATGAAGCGGGCCTAGCCTACTACGACCGCATTTTTGACGAGCTTGCCAAGCACGATATCACCCCTTTCGTGACGCTTTCCCATTATGAAATGCCTTACGCACTGGTAGAGAATTACGGTGGTTGGGCAGACCGCAAGCTGATTGAGTTCTTTGAACGTTACGTACGTACGGTTTTCCAGCGCTATAAGGACAAAGTGAAATTGTGGCTGACTTTCAATGAAATCAATATGTCACTGCATGCGCCGTTCACAGGGGTGGGGTTGCATGAAGATGCCACTGAGCAGGCTATTTATCAGGCTATCCACCATCAACTCGTTGCCAATGCTAAAGCTGTGAAATTGTGTCAGCAAATTATTCCTGATGGCAAAATTGGCAATATGTTGCTTGGAGCGATCAACTACCCGTATACCTGTAACCCGGATGATGTGATTGCCGCCATGCACGAGAACAACAAGTGGTTGTTTTTCGGCGATGTACAAACCCGAGGTAAATATCCTGGTTATATGCTGCGCTACTTCCGTGAAAATAACATTGAAATAGCGATGGAGGAGGGCGACCTTGAAACAATTTCTCAGGCTTCTGTCGACTTCATTTCATTTAGCTATTACGCCAGTGGCTGCGCCAGTGCCGATCCGAAACAGAAGGAGGTCGGTAACATTGTCGACAGTGTGCCGAACCCGTACCTAGAGAAAAGTCAATGGGGATGGCTTATCGATCCTAAAGGGCTGCGAATTCTGCTGAACTTCCTATACGACCGTTACCAGAAGCCATTATTCATCGTTGAAAACGGCTTGGGGGCTCGTGATGAAATCGATGAAAATGGTGAAATCCAAGACGATTACCGGATCCAGTACCTCAACGATCATTTGGTGCAGGCGAGGGAAGCCTTGTTAGATGGTGTCGAGTTGATGGGGTTCACTAGCTGGGGGCCTATTGATTTGGTGGCGAACTCAACGGCTGAAATGAGCAAGCGGTACGGCTTTATCTACGTTGACCGCCACGATGACGGCTCCGGCACCCTTGAGCGCAAGCGCAAGAAGAGCTTTAGCTGGTATCAGGAGATGATTGCAACGCAGGGACGCTCGCTGAAATAA
- a CDS encoding hypothetical protein (COG0188) — MAYDHMVILDCAKALSDKLQRMGISSKVKVYPFAEFHERAEREVLKEAIIIASFNVDDNLPVSVFRWFYSNTILHSGLSSEAQSWLHQQLNHIRERWEVKDYLAQLESIGTTMQYENWLVPLFHHRQTLRWRGSYKGYQ; from the coding sequence ATGGCCTATGACCATATGGTCATCCTCGATTGCGCCAAAGCACTCAGCGATAAACTCCAGCGTATGGGTATCTCCAGTAAGGTTAAGGTCTATCCTTTTGCCGAGTTCCATGAACGCGCAGAGCGAGAAGTGTTAAAGGAGGCCATCATCATTGCCAGCTTCAATGTTGACGATAACCTACCGGTTTCCGTTTTTCGCTGGTTTTACTCCAATACCATCTTGCACAGCGGTTTATCCTCCGAGGCGCAAAGCTGGCTTCACCAACAATTGAACCACATCCGCGAACGGTGGGAAGTTAAAGACTATTTAGCACAACTGGAATCAATCGGAACAACTATGCAATACGAAAACTGGCTGGTGCCGTTATTCCATCATCGGCAAACACTTCGGTGGCGGGGGTCTTACAAGGGGTATCAATAA
- a CDS encoding hypothetical protein (COG2841): protein MLNDNHAFILDFPELKIDIVQLNHDDPRFKAELQRYHELDYKIRQLEISGSPIDDTCMNDLKHQRMVLKDALYKQLTQHHEQAKLG, encoded by the coding sequence ATGCTAAATGATAACCATGCGTTTATATTAGATTTTCCTGAGCTCAAAATCGATATTGTTCAACTCAACCACGATGACCCGAGGTTTAAAGCCGAGCTGCAGCGCTACCACGAACTAGACTACAAGATTCGTCAGTTGGAAATTTCAGGCAGCCCGATTGATGATACTTGCATGAATGACTTGAAACACCAGCGAATGGTGCTAAAAGATGCCTTGTATAAGCAGCTCACTCAACATCACGAGCAGGCGAAATTAGGGTAA